The following are from one region of the Vigna radiata var. radiata cultivar VC1973A unplaced genomic scaffold, Vradiata_ver6 scaffold_335, whole genome shotgun sequence genome:
- the LOC111240676 gene encoding uncharacterized protein LOC111240676, whose product MTSIARAIVNRPRHRINRHKPQFVALTPSPTKPVAGDEIFFCSIFIVTERRNDKKAPLATIAGAAIGSALPGHSSGFFGLPGHRTVSSGSPLCSDWGFWWLV is encoded by the exons ATGACGTCTATTGCCAGAGCCATCGTCAACCGACCGCGCCACCGCATCAACCGACACAAGCCGCAGTTCGTCGCGCTAACGCCCTCGCCCACGAAGCCCGTCGCTGGCGACGAGATCTTTTTCTGCTCCATTTTCATCGTGACAGAACGAAGGAACGACAAGAAGGCGCCGTTAGCCACCATTGCTGGTGCCGCCATTGGGTCAGCCCTTCCTGGCCACTCCAGCGGTTTCTTTGGGTTGCCTGGCCACCGCACAGTCTCGTCGGGGTCACCGTTATGCTCTGATTGGGGTTTTTGGTGGTTG GTTTAG